One genomic segment of Sander lucioperca isolate FBNREF2018 chromosome 10, SLUC_FBN_1.2, whole genome shotgun sequence includes these proteins:
- the LOC118496096 gene encoding trace amine-associated receptor 13c-like, which translates to MIETQDGAELCFPQLFNTSCRKLTPPPFEVMLIHTLLYFISLLTVALNLLVIISVSHFRQLHTPTNILLLSLAVSDFLVGLVLMPGEILRKRSCWFLGDFMCFLNNYLSGIIPVSSIGDMVLISVDRYVAICDPLHYTTRITVNRVKLCVCLCWLYSVSYSLLFVMDDLTQPGRFNSCYGECAFVGHYVVGVIDVVLSFIVPITVIIALYLRVFAVAVSQARAMRSHITAVTLQLSVTPKAKKSELKAARTLGVLIVVFIMCFCPFYSFLLTGDSLVSASSVSYVLFVFYCNSCLNPVIYALFYPWFRKAVKLIVTLQILQPGSCETNML; encoded by the exons ATGATAGAGACACAGGACGGAGCAGAGCTCTGCTTTCCTCAACTCTTCAACACCTCCTGCAGGAAGCTGACACCTCCTCCGTTTGAAGTGATGCTCATTCATACTTTGCTCTACTTCATCTCTCTGCTCACTGTAGCTCTCAACCTGCTCGTCATCATCTCAGTCTCCCACTTCAG gcagctccacacacccaccaacatcctcctcctctctctggctgtctcaGACTTTCTAGTGGGCCTCGTGCTGATGCCGGGAGAAATCCTCCGAAAAAGATCCTGCTGGTTTCTTGGTGACTTTATGTGTTTTCTTAATAATTATCTTTCAGGCATCATTCCCGTATCCTCAATAGGTGACATGGTGCTCATATCAGTTGACCGTTATGTGGCTATTTGTGACCCTCTGCATTACACCACCAGAATCACTGTGAACAGAGTTaaactctgtgtttgtctgtgttggcTCTATTCTGTTTCCTACAGCCTTCTCTTTGTAATGGATGACCTGACTCAACCAGGGAGGTTTAATTCCTGCTACGGAGAATGTGCGTTTGTCGGTCACTATGTTGTAGGAGTAATAGATGTCGTTTTGTCCTTTATTGTTCCAATTACTGTCATCATAGCTCTGTATCTGAGAGTATTTGCCGTGGCTGTGTCTCAGGCTCGTGCCATGCGCTCTCACATTACAGCTGTCACACTCCAGCTTTCAGTGACTCCAAAGGCAAAGAAATCAGAACTGAAAGCAGCCAGGACTCTTGGTGTTCTCATAGTTGTATTTATAATGTGTTTCTGCCCATTTTACTCTTTCTTGCTTACAGGTGACAGCTTGGTCAGTGCTTCATCTGTATCCTATGTTCTCTTTGTGTTCTATTGTAACTCTTGTCTAAACCCTGTGATCTATGCCTTGTTTTACCCCTGGTTTAGAAAAGCAGTTAAACTCATAGTTACTCTTCAGATACTGCAGCCTGGCTCCTGTGAGACCAACATGCTGTAG